In Cellulomonas fulva, the sequence GTCGGGCAAGGACACGTCGCGGCATGCGCCGGGCACCGGCCGCAGCGCCACGTCGGTGACGGGCGTGGACCTTCTCGCCACCGCGCCGCGATCTGGGCGAAGCTCGGGCGCCGAGCTGCCCGGGCTGTCGGTCAGCGGCGACCGCCACGACGAGGTGACCGCCACCTGGGGCGTGGGTGCGCGGTGTTGGCCGTTCGCACGGACCGCAATGGGTGGAGTGAGCGGGACCGCGTCGGCATGAGGGCGCGGCGGGTGTCAGCCCCGGTCGCACGGCGCGGTCCGATGCGTCGCGCTGGGGCAGCGGTGGGGGCGACGCGTGCCATCGACATGCGCCACCGACACGTGCCGGAGGCATGAGAGGCGTGCCGCGCGAGCTCACCAGCGTTCCCCCCCGTGGGCTCGTGCTGGCGGGGTGTGGGCGTGCTGTCGGGTCGTGTTGGCGGGGTGTGGGCGTGCTGTCGGGTCGTGCTGGCGGGGTGTGGGCGTGCTGTCGGGTCGTGCTGGCGGGGTGTGGGCGTGCTGTCGGGTCGTGCTGGCGGGGTGTGGGCGTGCTGTCGGGTCGTGCTGGCGGGGCGTGGGCGTGCTGTCGGCTCGTGCTTGGGTGAGGGCGGCCGGCGGGCGTGCTCTGTGCGTACCCACCGGCGGCGTCGGGCGGCGGCTGGACGTGGCTCGCGCAATCGGGCGAGTTGTCCGATCTCGGTGTTGGCGGCTGTGCACGATCACAGGTCGGTAACAACTCGGGACGCTCTCTTCCCGCGCGGGGCCGCGCCGTGCTTAGTATGTGCACGTTCACAGGCAGTGACCGTGCACAGGTGCCGGTCGTGACCCGACGGAGTGTCATGTCCCTCTCGAGCTGGCCCACCGGCAGCGCGATCTGCTTCGGCGGCGACTACAACCCCGAGCAGTGGCCGCGTGAGGTGTGGGACGAGGACGTCGCGCTCATGCGCGAGGCCGGCGTCAACCTGGTGAGCGTCGGGATCTTCTCGTGGGCGATGCTCGAGGTGCGCGAGGGCGAGTTCGACTTCGCCTGGCTCGACGGCCTGCTGGACCTCCTGCACCGCAACGGCATCGCGGTCGACCTCGGCACGCCCACGGCCTCGCCTCCGGCGTGGTTCTTCGCCGCCTACCCCCAGGCGCGCGTGGTGGCCAAGGACGGCACGGTGCAGGGCTTCGGGTCGCGCGGCATGGCCTCGCCGAGCTCGCCGGAGTACCGGCGGGCCGCGACGCGCGTGGCCGGGAAGCTCGCCGAGCGGTACGGGTCGCACCCGGCTGTCGTCATGTGGCACGTGCACAACGAGTACGGCGCGCCGGTGGGCGAGGACTTCTCCGCGGCTGCCGGGACGGCGTTCCGGGAGTGGCTGCGCACGCGGTACGGGTCGCTCGACGCGCTGAACGCGGCGTGGGGCACGGCGTTCTGGGGCCAGCGGTACGTCGAGTGGGAGCACGTCGGTCTGCCGAGCGCGACGCCTAGCGTGGCGAACCCCGCGCAGCGGCTCGACTTCGCGCGGTTCACCGACCACCAGCTGCGGGCGTGCTTCCTGGCGGAGCGGGACGCGATCCGTGCGCACGCGACGCAGCCGGTCACGACGAACTTCATGGCGAACGAGTGCCCGACGACCGACCTGTTCGCCTGGGCGCGCGAGGTCGACGTGGTCTCGAACGACCACTACCTCACGGCGGCCGACGAGCGGGGCCACGTCGGTCTGGCCCTCGCAGCGGACCTGACACGCTCGGTGGCGGGCGGCAGGCCCTGGATCCTCATGGAGCACTCGACGTCCGCGGTGAACTGGCAGCCGCGGAACGTGGCCAAGCGGGCGGGGGAGATGGCGCGCAACTCGCTGTCCCACCTCGCCCGGGGCGCGGACGGCATCCTGTTCTTCCAGTGGCGGGCCTCGCGCTCCGGGGCGGAGAAGTTCCACTCGGCGATGGTGCCGCACGCCGGAACCGGCTCGCGGGTGTGGCGTGAGGTCGTGGCGCTCGGTGCCGCGCTCGAGCGGCTCGCGCCGGTGCGGGGCTCGCGCGTCGAGGCCGACGTCGCGGTGCTGTGGGACACCGAGTCGTTCTGGGCGCAGGACCTGGAGTGGCGCCCGTCGGTCGACGTGCAGCACCGGGAGCGGGTGCGCGCCTACTACGAGCGGCTGTGGCGCGACGGCAGGACGGTCGACTTCGTCGAGCCGTCGCAGGACCTGTCGGCGTACCGGCTCGTCGTCGCGCCGGCGTCGTACCTCCTGCGGGAGCGGGACGCGGCCAACCTGACGCGCTTCGTCGAGCAGGGCGGCACGCTGCTCGTCT encodes:
- a CDS encoding beta-galactosidase translates to MSLSSWPTGSAICFGGDYNPEQWPREVWDEDVALMREAGVNLVSVGIFSWAMLEVREGEFDFAWLDGLLDLLHRNGIAVDLGTPTASPPAWFFAAYPQARVVAKDGTVQGFGSRGMASPSSPEYRRAATRVAGKLAERYGSHPAVVMWHVHNEYGAPVGEDFSAAAGTAFREWLRTRYGSLDALNAAWGTAFWGQRYVEWEHVGLPSATPSVANPAQRLDFARFTDHQLRACFLAERDAIRAHATQPVTTNFMANECPTTDLFAWAREVDVVSNDHYLTAADERGHVGLALAADLTRSVAGGRPWILMEHSTSAVNWQPRNVAKRAGEMARNSLSHLARGADGILFFQWRASRSGAEKFHSAMVPHAGTGSRVWREVVALGAALERLAPVRGSRVEADVAVLWDTESFWAQDLEWRPSVDVQHRERVRAYYERLWRDGRTVDFVEPSQDLSAYRLVVAPASYLLRERDAANLTRFVEQGGTLLVSFFSAIVDEHDAVHAGGFLAPLREVLGVAVEEFLPLRAGETTRVAWAPAGVAARTLVADVWQDDLVVDGAEVVGTHLDGPAAGGAAITRHAYGAGTAWYVSTRLDVDALEPVLEQVYADAGLAPTGLPQGVEVVTRHGEDADFVVAINHTSEDVKLALGDGQELLGATAVAGTLDLPSGSVVVLRTAPRRPGGDGRP